The DNA sequence GACCGCCAAATTCTGACCGGAAGTGCATACTGGATTCCTGATGTGTTATACATTGCTTTGATCGGGAACCTGTTAAAGCAACTTCAGCGACAGGGGTTCAAGATTCTCGTAGCGCATGGTCACGGTCCTTCAACACGTCAGGTAATCAAATACACAGCGAAATGGGAGGCTGAGTTCGGTATCCAAATATTTCATCTTTGGGGTTCCGAAAATGACGATTGGAATGGATTTATGTCCGATCACGGTGCCATGCTCGAAACTTCGGTAGTCATGAAATACCGGCCTGATCTGGTGCATATGGAAAACCTCACCGATGATCCGGAAGTCTGGCCTGTTGGAATCAGAGGTTATGATCCACGCATTTACGCCAGCGCTGAAAGAGGTGAAGAAATTGTAAAAATTCAGAAGGATCGGATTGTGAGCAAATTAAAAACTGCATTAAACCAATAAACACAATTACTTAAATATCAAACATGAAAAAACTAACACTCATTTTATCCCTATTCATATTCGTACAGGTGCTTTTTGCTCAAAACAAAGCAACCATTACCGAAGAAAGCAGAGAGATGATCACTTATCCGTACAGCGATCCAAATCCAATACCAATCCTGACCGGCAAAGGATTTAAGGTCTATCCTTATTTTACTTTTGATGGATATACCCTGACCCCACAAAAGCAAATGTGGAAAGTTATCAAACTCGAAAATCAGTATATCGAAGTCTATATTTTGCCTGAAATTGGCGGTAAAATCTGGGGAGCAATCGAGAAATCTACCGGCAAGGAATTTATCTACAACAATGATGTCGTGAAGTTCCGGAATATTTCTATGAGAGGCCCATGGACTTCCGGAGGAATAGAATTTAATCTGGGATTAATTGGTCATTCGCCGGCAACTGCAAGTCCGGTTGATTATCTGACGAGGGAAAATGCTGATGGAAGCGTGAGTTGCATTGTCGGCAATATGGATTTGCCTTCGCGCACACAATGGAGGGTTGAAGTTCGACTTCCAAAAGACAAAGCATATTTTGAAACCATTCCATTATGGAACAATCCAACGCCGTTATCGCAATCGTATTATTGCTTTATGACTGGGGCTGCGGCAGTTTCAGATGATCTGGAATTTTTCTACCCTGGAAACCAGGAGCTTGAACACAGTGGACAGGTAAAATCTTATCCAGAACAGGATGGACACAATAAATCAATTTATAAGAACAATGCCTACGATTCGCATACCTCCATTCATGTTGTCGGTGATTATAATGATTATATGGGCGGATATTACCATAAATCGGAATTCGGTTTTGGTCATTGGGCTTTATACAACGATATGCCAGGTCGAAAAAACTGGCTTTGGGCATTGTCGCGCGAAGGTGAAATATGGAAAGACCTGCTAACAGACAAACATGGTCAATACATGGAATTTCAGGCCGGACGAACCTTTAACCAGTATTCACAAGGCTCATTTCGAAGTCCGATCAAGGAAATGCCTTTTAATCCGGGAGTCACTGATCAATGGAAGGAAATCTGGTTTCCGGTAAAAGATATTGGCGGCTTAAAAGAAGTTTCGCCAATGGGAGTGTTGAATGTGAAACATGCAAACGGAAAACTTGAAATTGGAATTAATGCCCTGGCATTTGTTCAGGCAAAATTGGTTGTTAAATCGAATGGCAAAGAAATTTATTCCGGGGATAAAAGTTTCAAACCAATGGATGTATTTAAAACTTCTATTGTGTTGGATGAAAATGCTCCTTATCAAGTCACGGTTGAAGGAATGGATCTGGTTCATAATTCGATCAACAAAAACCTGATCAAACGTCCATTTGCAACCACAATACCTGCCGATCCTTCCAGTGCTTCCGGTTTATTTCAGGATGGAATACAGTTTAAAGAAAACCGAGATTATGTTCCAGCCAAAAAAAGTTTATTAAAATGCATGAAGACAGATCCGTTATATATTGATGCGATGGCTGCTTTGACCGAAATTTATTACCGGAGCAATCAGCTTGATTCAGCCTTGTACTATGCCAACCGGGCATTACAGCTTGACGCTTATCATCCGGCTGCCAATTATTACGCCGGAATAACTTATCGCGCGCAAGGCGATTTGATTGATGCGCTTGAGTCGCTCGGATGGGCAGCCCGATCAATGGAATTTCGTTCGGCAGCATATTCCCTGATGGCTGGCATCGAACTTCAATTGAACAATCTGGATTTGGCCGAGCATTATGCAAACCAATCGTTAGACTTTAACCGCTTCAACTTTAATGCATTTAAAGTTTTGGTTATTGTTTACAGGCAACAGGGAAATCCTGATTTAGCAGACAAAATGACTGAAAATATCCTGGCTTTAGATCCGCTGAATCATTTTGCCGGTTCTGAACATTATCTATTACATCCTTCTTCCGAAAATTTATCCTCGTTTAAGTCAGCCATCAGGAACGAATTGCCCTATCAGACTTATCTGGAGCTGGCAATCGATTATTATAATTTTGGACAGAAAGCAGATGCGATTCAGGTTCTTGATAATGCGCCTGTTCAACCCCTGGTTTTGCTTTGGAAAGCTTTCCTGAAGGGCGATCCATCTTTGTTAACTGATATAGCGAAGGAGTCTCCAGCCTTTGTATTTCCATATCGGACCGAAACTGTTTCAGCTTTAAACTGGGCAATTGGCAATAATGACAATTGGAAATTTAAATATTATCTGGGCCTGAATTTATGGGGAATTCAGCGGGAAGACGATGCCCGAAAATTATTCGCGGCCTGCAAACAGGAACCTGATTTCCCAACTTTCTATTTGACGAGAGCAGATCTCGAAAAACAAACCGATCCAAAGCAGGAACTTAACGATCTGAAAACAGCTCATCAGCTTGCACCGAATGACTGGCGTGCATCGATCCAGTTAATAGAAGCCTACATTTCAAGAGAAGATTATATAACAGCATGGCCACTTTCAACCGAAGCGACAAAAAATTTTCCTGAAAATTACAATCTGGCCTTGCAATTAGCCAGAGTCCAGTTAGGTAACAATCAATATGAAGCCTGTCTGAAAACACTCGAAAAAACCCACATTCTTCCATTTGAAGGATCCACTCAGGGGAAATACGTTTACGAACAGGCATACATGCTGTTAGCAATCGACTTGATGAATAAAAGGAAATTTAAGGAAGCGCTGGTAAAACTTGAAAAATCGAAAGCATGGCCCGAAAATCTGGGAGTAGGTGCACCATATGAACCGGATAACCGGATGCAGGATTACCTTGAAGCAATTTGTCAGGATAAATTAGGCAGAGCCAGTGATGCAGTAGAGCTGAGATCCTCTGTTCTGAACTATACCAAAACACATTACAACGATTCAGCGAACTCGTTTAATAACCTGTTTGCACTTTTGATTTTTAAACAGCGGGGTGAAACAGAGTCGGCCAATGCTTTGATTAAGAGAATAAAAGAGTCTGATAGATATACAAACCCAGTACAGCAATGGATTGTCGCTTATTTTATGAACGATACGGCAACCTGCCAAAATCTTGAAATGAATTTTTTGAAAAACAATTACTATACAATACTAACGAATGCCATAAATCAGAAATAGAAACGAGCCATGAGAGATAATCTCACCCAGACGAATGATTATCGATGGCGAGTTCCATGTGGCAATTAAAAAACAAATTATAAACACATGAAAATAGGGTAATTATTTTACTTAAATACTTATCTAATAAGACCTAAAACTATGCTTATAAATATTCGAATTACTTTGGTATTTTGTTTGGTCGTCTTCTTCCAGATGGGAATGATACGAGCTTCCGAAAAACTTCCGGTTCCGTTTAAAATCCTGCCACAACCTCAAAATATTGAATTGCTGAAAGGTACTGGACTTGAATCTGGTAAATTGCAGAACCTCATTTTAAAGGGAGGACTTAAGCCGCCAGTAATGGGCGAAATTCTTTCTCATCTTACCATTGGGAAATCAGCTGAAAAAGGTTCACTTTCTCTTGTGCTCGATACGGCTTTCTCTGCATTTCCATCTGAAGAAGGATATGTTTTGACTATTACCGGCGGGAAGGCGGAGATTATTTCAAGAGGGGAGGCTGGTTTATTTTATGGTTGTCAGTCGCTCGAACAACTTCTTGAAGATGCCAGGGATTTCCAAAAGCCAGTTCCATCCTGCAAAATAACTGATTTTCCAGCGCTCTCATACCGTGCTGTACATTTTGATGTTAAGCATCACCTCGATCACATGAATTATTATTATGAAAGCATCGACAGGTTGGCCCGATATAAAATAAATGCTGTGGTATTTGAGTTCGAAGATAAACTCAGATATCAACGTCAACCGTTAGTCGGTGCTCCTCAGTCGATCAGCATTGATGAAATGGCTGCACTAACGCGATATGCCAGAGAAAGACACATCGAAATTACACCACTTGTTCAGGGCCTGGGACATGCGACCTTTATTCTTAAACATCAGGAATATGAAGGTCTGCGTGAATTATCGTGGAACACCTGGGCATTTTGTCCGCTACATGAAGGCACATATCAGGTTCTGTTCGATCTTTACAGAGATGCTATCGAAGCAACGCCGGGTTCAAAATACCTGCATATCGGTGGCGATGAGATTGGAAATATCGGCTTGTGTCCCCGTTGCAAACCGATGGCCGATAAAGAAGGTATGCTGAGTCTGAG is a window from the Aquipluma nitroreducens genome containing:
- a CDS encoding creatininase family protein, producing MDQPEKQKVLYSELTPGEFKIRLAAAPIAYLPLGTLEWHGEHMPLGADGIQPFEFFQELAAEVGGIVLPALFLGPDKYEEIDGVYYYGKDLGNHPDLAEQQYDRQILTGSAYWIPDVLYIALIGNLLKQLQRQGFKILVAHGHGPSTRQVIKYTAKWEAEFGIQIFHLWGSENDDWNGFMSDHGAMLETSVVMKYRPDLVHMENLTDDPEVWPVGIRGYDPRIYASAERGEEIVKIQKDRIVSKLKTALNQ
- a CDS encoding DUF5107 domain-containing protein — protein: MKKLTLILSLFIFVQVLFAQNKATITEESREMITYPYSDPNPIPILTGKGFKVYPYFTFDGYTLTPQKQMWKVIKLENQYIEVYILPEIGGKIWGAIEKSTGKEFIYNNDVVKFRNISMRGPWTSGGIEFNLGLIGHSPATASPVDYLTRENADGSVSCIVGNMDLPSRTQWRVEVRLPKDKAYFETIPLWNNPTPLSQSYYCFMTGAAAVSDDLEFFYPGNQELEHSGQVKSYPEQDGHNKSIYKNNAYDSHTSIHVVGDYNDYMGGYYHKSEFGFGHWALYNDMPGRKNWLWALSREGEIWKDLLTDKHGQYMEFQAGRTFNQYSQGSFRSPIKEMPFNPGVTDQWKEIWFPVKDIGGLKEVSPMGVLNVKHANGKLEIGINALAFVQAKLVVKSNGKEIYSGDKSFKPMDVFKTSIVLDENAPYQVTVEGMDLVHNSINKNLIKRPFATTIPADPSSASGLFQDGIQFKENRDYVPAKKSLLKCMKTDPLYIDAMAALTEIYYRSNQLDSALYYANRALQLDAYHPAANYYAGITYRAQGDLIDALESLGWAARSMEFRSAAYSLMAGIELQLNNLDLAEHYANQSLDFNRFNFNAFKVLVIVYRQQGNPDLADKMTENILALDPLNHFAGSEHYLLHPSSENLSSFKSAIRNELPYQTYLELAIDYYNFGQKADAIQVLDNAPVQPLVLLWKAFLKGDPSLLTDIAKESPAFVFPYRTETVSALNWAIGNNDNWKFKYYLGLNLWGIQREDDARKLFAACKQEPDFPTFYLTRADLEKQTDPKQELNDLKTAHQLAPNDWRASIQLIEAYISREDYITAWPLSTEATKNFPENYNLALQLARVQLGNNQYEACLKTLEKTHILPFEGSTQGKYVYEQAYMLLAIDLMNKRKFKEALVKLEKSKAWPENLGVGAPYEPDNRMQDYLEAICQDKLGRASDAVELRSSVLNYTKTHYNDSANSFNNLFALLIFKQRGETESANALIKRIKESDRYTNPVQQWIVAYFMNDTATCQNLEMNFLKNNYYTILTNAINQK